A single region of the Leisingera thetidis genome encodes:
- a CDS encoding RNA 2'-phosphotransferase: MPKDELIQLSKFLRCLPRHTPDALGLEMDPQGWVAVESIAAGAASPITRDLIEKAVRTSSKRRFSIPTGGPRSRAGQGHSFPAGPPLAPCRPPEMQTHGSAEHKQAALLAQGLKPMQRQHARLSPDAGTVRRAGTRQGKPVVLSIDAARRQADGHAGLLPENRVRPGGAASAAYLRQ, translated from the coding sequence ATGCCAAAAGATGAATTGATACAGCTCAGCAAATTTCTCCGTTGCCTTCCGCGGCACACTCCTGATGCCCTCGGCCTTGAAATGGATCCGCAAGGCTGGGTGGCGGTTGAAAGCATTGCAGCCGGGGCGGCTTCCCCCATCACCCGCGACCTGATCGAAAAAGCCGTGCGGACAAGCAGTAAGCGGCGGTTCTCCATTCCCACCGGCGGTCCCCGCAGCCGCGCCGGCCAGGGCCATTCGTTCCCCGCCGGCCCGCCGCTGGCGCCCTGCCGGCCGCCTGAAATGCAGACTCATGGGTCAGCGGAACACAAGCAGGCAGCACTCCTTGCCCAAGGGCTGAAGCCAATGCAGCGTCAGCATGCCCGTCTATCGCCAGACGCCGGAACCGTCCGCAGGGCCGGTACGCGCCAAGGCAAACCTGTGGTTCTCAGCATCGACGCCGCGCGCAGGCAGGCGGACGGGCATGCGGGCCTCCTGCCAGAAAACCGTGTCCGGCCCGGCGGCGCCGCCTCCGCCGCGTATCTCCGCCAATGA